The window AACCTATATAGTTACCAGTTCTAatgttcttcattcctttgtgtggaTCCACATTTCCGTCTGCtatccttttccttctgcttaaaaatactttctttaggggcacctgggtggctcagtcagttaagcatccaactcttgattttggctcaggtcataatctcacagtttgtgagctcaattcccgcattgggctttgcctgggattctctgtctcctcagtgCTCTTTCCCCCTTGCACACGCATACTgcacgtgccctctctctctgtctctcaaataaacatttaaaaaaatacttcctttgGCATTTCTACAGTGTAAGCCTGCTAATGATGAATTCTTCCAGCTCTTGTATGTCTCAGATAGTctttatcttgcttttatttttgaaagctttgggtatagaattctagctTGATAGCTATTTGGTCCCCCTCTCCTTTTCACTGCCTGAAAGATGTTGCCCCACCGAGTTCTGGCTTACATTATTGCCAACAAGAAATATGTTGTCATTGTTATATCTTCGTTGCTCTGTGTGTCATGTGTGGTTTTGTTCctttggctgcttttaagatttgctcTTTATCGCTGGCTTTGACCAGTTTGATTATCATGTGCCGTGGTGTAGTTTTATCCGTGTTGAATGGATTAAACTAAACATGTAGTTTAATCCATGTTGTGCTCAGAGTTCATTGACCTTCCTGGATTTGTGAGTTTATAGGGTTTACTTATTTGGAAATGTGGGGGCtattagtttttcaaattttttttatatctcctCTCCTTCGTGGACTCTAAGTATACATATATTAGGCCACTTGAAGTTGTTGCACAATTCATTGAGTTAAGTAGAGGCATGGGGTTTTTTCCATATATGAAATACTgttataataacttttttaaatgtccttgtcTGCTAATTGTAGCATTTGTGTAGATTATGGATTAGTTTTTGattgattgcttttttaaaaaaaaaaaatttaacatttatttatttttaagacacagagagtgatcagggaaggggtagagagagaggaagacaaatctgaagcaggttccaggctccgagctctcagcacagagcctgatgtggggctcaaacccatgaaccacgagattatgacctgagccaaagttgattgCTTTTTATCCTCAGTATGGGCCATATTTCAGATTTATTCAAACTCTTAGAAGTCTACCCTCTTTCTGTGTGCTCTCAACCCAAAGTGAGACTTTTGGCTTGGAAGGAGTTACCTGTGTATTAAACTACTGATCAGTGTCACCCAGTTCTAATCTCTATCTCATTCTAAGGGTACCATACCCCATGTCATCCTTACCTTTCTGTTGGGCACCTCTGTCCTTCTATCTGTGTATTTATAATATTCAAGAGCAGCAGTTGGCCAACTGGTCCCTACCCAACCATCCAGGCCATGTGCCTCAAGAATTCCTTTTTGCACAGCCCTGTGATGACTTTGGCCCGCCTCTTCTACCTACTCAAGTAACTCCTTTACCACTAATTTAATTGTCTGTGTTTCCATTTGTAGGATTTTACCTAGCCGTATGGCCTGCTGTCTCtgccaatttaaaaatactgttgagGTTGTCTGTAAGACAGTCAAGCTACATTGTGACAGTGCATGTCTGACAAATGGCACACGTTGTGGTAAGTCCTAATTGCCTGAtgataaatttgtaaatttttattttatttgtggtttaacttttatttttaatcaacaatggtaattttttttaatgtttattcatttttgagagagagagcattcacgtgtgtgagctgggagggggcagagagtgagtgagggggacagagaatccgaagcaggctctacactgacagcagcaagccccatgcggggctgaactgtgatatcatgacctgagccaaagtcggatgcttaactgactgggccacccaggcaccctaacaatggtaaatttttaaaCTAATGATGTCATTGCCTTATTTTTACTCATTCAGAGTTCAGATCCCTGAATTTCTAAGAACTATTCCTTTGTTAAAAGTCAGATTCTCAGTTACATTATTAAGTCAACTACCCCAAAATGAAAACCTGTTCACATAGTGCATCACAGTTTATAAGCTGATTTTACGTGCGTTAGGTCTCAGGTGCCCTTTGTCTTATAGGACAGGTGGAGatacctttttgtttattttgttgtttttataagtGTGTAAGAGTACAAGTGATGCTGATTtctgaaaaagttttatttggagCCTCTGTGTTTCTGTTCCCTAACCAGAAGCTGCTACCCAACCGTTCTAACGGGTGAGAGGGCTCTTCTATTCTTGGGCTGTCCAACTCTTGTTCTGAATCTTAAGCTTTTCTATCCAAAACACAGGTGCTTTtaggtatttttctgttcttaggTTTTATTGGCACTAACTTGGTGACTTCCAAAATGTGCTTTTGCACCTGGATAGCTTGAATATGGGTCCCTGTCAATGGTCTAGGGCACAGCATAAATTACACTTTGCTACTTCTATAAGTAGTGTtgcttattttccaaaacaatgttTTACCAATTATCTTACTCCCTTCTCCCTTAGAGGTGGGCagaataggcatttttttttttatctcctttgacAGGCGAGGAAAAATGAGATCAGAGGTGCCTTAGCCTAGCACTCGAGTCTCCTCTCCCGTTTTGGGCGCTCCGCCAGCCCGCTGCTCCTCCTCTCTCGTGACCTTTATAACCTCCTCCTCCGACTCTCACCAGCACcactaaaaatacttttaattcttCTGGAAAAACCCAGCTGCACAGTGCTGTTCAGTGTACACAAGCTGTACGCTTGACCTTCATGTAGTTGGAAGCTCTGGATGGTTCTCTCAGTAAAGCTAGCAAtctggaaatgaaaggaaatgaaggcaaagtaGGCATTTGACCAAAGTTTCTTTATCCcttctgcattttaaaacctCAAGTATCATTCCGTTGATTTTTTTGAACGCCCCACAGTGGCATCTCTCTCATACCTGGAAAATCTCTTAACCTATACCCCAGATCTCTGCCCAAATTTAAGCAAAGAACCAGGGTGGACTTAGCGGgtcttgtttttagttttttctgtCTAGAGCTTATGTTACGGGAGGTGCGATATATGGGAGCAGGGACCAAGCGAAGGAATTGGTGGGTGGGCGGAGAGGGCATCCACCAGATGAGGACCTGCTGGTGACGGGTGTTGTCCCGTGCATATGTGATGGTAGCAAGAACTCAAGGCCACTGAAGACGTAGAAGGAGGAAGACTCGCGCTCCCTCTGCCCCCGAAGCAGGACAGGGTGGGGTATGTGAATGCCAGGAGTCGCACTAGAGCTGCACACAGTTTAGCCGAGTATCTTCCGGCCTTGGCTTTTCTTGAGGCCTGGGCAATCGGCCCTTAGGGACCAATGGAATAACTCTAAATATAGTTATTCACACTGTGGAATGTTCTGAGGAAATAGCTACTTTTTCAAAACAcatctttttgtccttttgttgttgCCAATCGTAGGTCCAAGTTTGAGTTCGTCTCCTCTCTAAATGGCGCTCAAGTATTTGCTGATTCTTAATTTGCTTGACTGGGACGTATGACTGCATTGACAAAGAGCTGTGCTGTCAGTCTTTCATTATCAAAActcatctcttcttcttcttcgacAGATCAGGAAGTATACCTAAGGAATGCAGAAGGATCATTCATGAAGGTATTGACAGCTCGAAAGAAGAGCGCCAGCACGGAGCTGACTATTGAGCCAGAGAAGGCATCCTCAGACATAGATCGTGTCAGTTTGTCAGCCTTTATGAATGAGCAGCTAGACTTCAATGACGAAAGTGATGTCATTAGTGCACTGAATTACATATTGCCTTATTTCTCGGAGGGCAATCTAGAAGACGTAGAATCGACGCTGTTACCGTTGATTAAACTTCTGTTTTCAAATGTGCAAGAGGGAGACAAGCCCGTGGGTCACTCGATGAACGACACAGGGGACCCTTCTCTTAAACCTGGATCCAACAATTCAACTTACAAGAATAAACTGAGAAAACTCTACTTTCTGGAAAATTTGTTAGATgcagaaattcaggaaaaaattgATGacgtgaaaaagaaagaaaaaatggccaTGCTTATACATTCCAGCCTTTTAGGTCCCAAGTTTAAACGTCaaatctttccaaagaaattGGAAACTGCCCAACCGCAGGAGAAGAGCCTAGACGAGGTTGAGAGTGTGGGGGAAAAGTCCCTGAGAGTGAACAAGGTCATCAAGGGCCCAAAGGGCATACGGAAAAGGCACTTAAAAGAACTGAGACATCAGAACATCCAGAGTAAACAGAACGCCCAGCCATCTGTGGAGAACATggccaaggaaagaaggctcaggacaccatccccaggAGAGCTTCCCGTGGCAcacaggcccagcaaatcagtgggaagctccttcaatccagagccttcgttcatggatgagcacaaggcagcggtctcttctctcatgaagcaatactttttggacaggccttctgccacccccgctcccaaggaaagaaggctcaggacaccatccccaggggagcttcccgtggcgcacaggcccagcaaatcagtgggaagctccttcaatccagagccttcgttcatggatgagcacaaggcagcggtctcttctctcatgaagcaatactttttggacaggccttctgccacccccgctcccaaggaaagaaggctcaggacaccatccccaggggagcttcccgtggcgcacaggcccagcaaatcagtgggaagctccttcaatccagagccttcgttcatggatgagcacaaggcagcggtctcttctctcatgaagcaatactttttggacaggccttctgccacccccgctcccaaggaaagaaggctcaggacaccatccccaggggagcttcccgtggcgcacaggcccagcaaatcagtaggaagctccttcaatccagagccttcgttcatggatgagcacaaggcagcggtctcttctctgatgaagcaatactttttggacaggccttctgccacccccgctcccaaggaaagaaggctcaggacaccatccccaggggagcttcccgtggcgcacaggcccagcaaatcagtgggaagctccttcaatccagagccttcgttcatggatgagcacaaggcagcggtcTCTTCTCTCCTGAAGCAATTCTTTTTGGACAGGCCTtctgccacccccgctcccaaggaaagaaggctcaggacaccatccccaggggagcttcccgtggcgcacaggcccagcaaatcagtgggaagctccttcaatccagagccttcgttcatggatgagcacaaggcagcggtcTCTTGTCTcatgaagcaatactttttggacaggccttctgccacccccgctcccaaggaaagaaggctcaggacaccatccccaggggagcttcccgtggcgcacaggcccagcaaatcagtgggaagctccttcaatccagagccttcgttcatggatgagcacaaggcagcggtctcttctctgatgaagcaatactttttggacaggccttctgccacccccgctcccaaggaaagaaggctcaggacaccatccccaggggagcttcccgtggcgcacaggcccagcaaatcagtgggaagctccttcaatccagagccttcgttcatggatgagcacaaggcagcggtcTCTTCTCTCCTGAAGCAATACTCTTTGGGCAGGCCTTCTGCCCCCCCCGCTCCAAAATCCCCACCTGacatgaaaaaagaatcaaaagactTAACGTACACCATTTTTGTTCTAGAAGATGCAAATGCTAGAGTTAGAAATATGAAGGCTTTCGGACCAGCCTCACACCCCAGAAAGACACACCGCTTTCATAAAAGTCGTTCCCGTGTGGTCCACAGAACACCCAAGGCCAAACCGAATCGAAAGTCCAGAAAGGAAAGTTCACTCAGTAATAGACAGCTGCTTGCAAAGAGGCCTCCATCCTCTGCAGTCAGGAGCCTCATAAATTCCCCTTCACGAGAGGATTTTTCATCTCCGGGAGAAGTGAGTCCTCAGAAAAATCCTTTTCCAGAATTATTTGCTCCTTCAGGAAGTTACAGAGAAAACGCTACTGTAGAGAACACTACTGCCCAAAatgtttctgaagaaaatatttctacagGAAACACTACTGTGCCAGAACAAACCCTCCCTGAATTCACAGACCGTAAGAATCTTTGCGCTGCTAATTCTACTGTTACTGCAGACAACTCTATGCCGACCGTTAAACAAACCAATGATACACAACGGGAATACCACAATGCGGGCACTGGCTTGCCCCCAAAAGCCACAGGCTTCACTGTGTCAAAGCTCTCGTCCTCAGGTGATCTGTTTGAAATTCAGTTAAACCAGCAGCTACAGTCCCTCATCCCCAGCAATGACGTGAGAAGGCTCATTTCTCATGTTATCCGGACTTTGAAAATGGACTGCTCTGAGACCCAGGTGCAGCTGGCCTGTGCCAAGCTCGTCTCCAGAACAGGCCTCCTGATGAAGCTTCTCAGCGAGCAGCAAGAAGTAAAGGTGTCCAAGGCAGAGTGGGATATGGaccaatggaaaaatgagaattatatCAATGAGAGCACAGAAGTCCAGAGTGAACAGAGAGGGCAGGAGTCAAGGGAGGTGAGGATAAATCCCAAAATGTGGGGTCTTGACATTTAGGTGGTTTAGGACATGGACCCAAGCACAAGGACCAGGGGCTCCTAGTCCGGGTCTTGTCTTGGCCACATAATTTTGGCTAAGGCAGCGATCTGCCACTTTGCTCATTTAGGAAACAGTGCCGCTGTTCCCAGAGTAGACAAAAAGAGGACCTAACATACAAGATACATCAAGTCTTGAAGAAAATGCTAATGATTAAGATTACATATCACATTAGATTTGGTATATTCCTTAAGAACCTATAAGCGATTCATCGGAAAGAATGGGGTTTTAGAGTCGTTAAAGAATAGTTAACTTTCATCCTatctctgttttctaaaaaaattgttctttccctttttttagcTCACAAAAGAAGTTCCAGGCTATGGCTATAACAACAAACTCATCTTGGCAATATCTGTGACTGTAGTAGTGATGGTTTTGAtcatggttttctgtctcattgAGGTAAGGACAACAATTAATTCAGATTCCCAGACTATATTCCTTCTTTATAATAGATtcagaacccacaaactgaaaatcaaagcCACTTTCCCACCTATCACGACTTGATATCCCTCTTCAGTCTGGAGGACTGAGATATGCTTTGTCCTTTTATTGCAAAGTATATTCCAGGGATTTTAAAAGGAACCCCACTGCCGGGAGACATCTGTGGATTGTAACCAAGATAACAAGCCATTAGCTTGTTCTGAGACATTAGGTCTAAGAAGGCCACAGTTGACATGATAGTAAAATTTCTTCAACTCAAAAAAATTATGTCGATTCGATGCACTCACCAGTCATCCTCCTACTACCACTGATTTCTTTCCTCGTTGGCTAAAATGATGAGAGAGAAATAGTCTTCACCTTCATGGAGCTATCAGTCATCTTGGAAGAAAGGGCATGGCTTAGAGATAAAAGTGTCATCTTGTTGATTAATTAGATGTACCTACAGCTCTCTCCTCCACTACGCAAGGCATTGTGTAAACAGGTTCAGTTAAAACCCGGCAGCTAAAATCCTGCATCAGGCTACTCAAAGCGTGTCATAATTACAGTTGCCTATTCCTGGAGCTTGCCTGTTTACCTTTTATTCAATTATGTATGAattgaatatatattcaatatatttattcaaatatacatatgcttattatatatctatatatctatgtctatatctatatctatatctatatctatatctatatctatatattgccATCTGTCATGGCAACCCTCCATTTCAGCCAAAGCAGCCCCTCACCATCCCCTAGTCAGACCATGCCCATTCCTACTTTTGTTGGTGACTTTGCCCACTTGAAATTCCTTTATTTCACTCTGCTGGTGGAAGTCCCGTGAGCCTTCAAAAGCCAACTCGAGTTCATCTTTCTTCACAAAGCCTTCCCCGAATACTGTAATACTCCTGGACCTAGTCCTTCTGTGAGATTGTCACCATTTCTTAGGGTCTGCAGTGACGCattcccctcccctgatcacaaaAATATGCTAAACAGTTTGTTAAAAGGCAGCTCCTCAAGAGAGAAATATCAAGGTCATGGATCAGAGCAGAGATATGTAAGGCTTCCTGGTCTATCAGACTTGAGTAAAACCTGACTGGATGTATTAACTGCTAAGGAGAAACATGTCTGTCTTCTGGAGGGTTGGTCAGTAGT of the Neofelis nebulosa isolate mNeoNeb1 chromosome 16, mNeoNeb1.pri, whole genome shotgun sequence genome contains:
- the LOC131498188 gene encoding leucine-rich repeat-containing protein 37A2-like isoform X8, translated to MQQTIAPPEDTEVTPPHPEQIQAQHPNLTEVRVQPLDLELTITPEPTTEVETSTTQEIPGHPSEPPKEVVVQPPLFQEVTVPTPGLDQARHPLSPNVTVQPLDLELTITPEPTMEVKASTALKKTTAPPKDLEVTFAHLEQVQVQHSTLNKAKTQHLDLGLTITPEFNKEIELPLPMQETPIQPPKPPEEVIGAQPPVYQEQTVLTPGQNQAQRSSLPNITVRPLDLELTITPEPTVEVKTSTVLKKTTAPPKDLEVTFPHSEHIQHPTLTKVTVKPLDPGLTITPESTTETEPSLTMQETPAQPPEPPKEVVQYPSQQEVTVPTPSKDQGQQPTLPSVTAHHVDLGLTITPEPTTEAEHSTPMKETTAPPPKDLEVTLAHPEQVQSQHPNLTEVTVPPMDLELTVTAGSSVETEPSPTMRDTPTQPPEPPKEVVVQYPFQQEVTVPTPSKDQGQHPASPIISFRHVGLTITPEPITEAEHSTTLKKTTTPPPKDLEVTLAHPKQVQRQHRNLTEVTVPPMDLEIPVSQQPESFETGFPPTTQHPVVHFVNYTSEKAYTTLTWQPEQNATTNLKICELCTCKGETLSCVGLSVQQRLRRVPVLEPDTYNGTFTILNFQGNSISHIDKNVWKGYRWAEKLDMGSTQVSLTTVESILMMTLELETLILPSRMACCLCQFKNTVEVVCKTVKLHCDSACLTNGTRCDQEVYLRNAEGSFMKVLTARKKSASTELTIEPEKASSDIDRVSLSAFMNEQLDFNDESDVISALNYILPYFSEGNLEDVESTLLPLIKLLFSNVQEGDKPVGHSMNDTGDPSLKPGSNNSTYKNKLRKLYFLENLLDAEIQEKIDDVKKKEKMAMLIHSSLLGPKFKRQIFPKKLETAQPQEKSLDEVESVGEKSLRVNKVIKGPKGIRKRHLKELRHQNIQSKQNAQPSVENMAKERRLRTPSPGELPVAHRPSKSVGSSFNPEPSFMDEHKAAVSSLMKQYFLDRPSATPAPKERRLRTPSPGELPVAHRPSKSVGSSFNPEPSFMDEHKAAVSSLMKQYFLDRPSATPAPKERRLRTPSPGELPVAHRPSKSVGSSFNPEPSFMDEHKAAVSSLMKQYFLDRPSATPAPKERRLRTPSPGELPVAHRPSKSVGSSFNPEPSFMDEHKAAVSSLMKQYFLDRPSATPAPKERRLRTPSPGELPVAHRPSKSVGSSFNPEPSFMDEHKAAVSSLLKQFFLDRPSATPAPKERRLRTPSPGELPVAHRPSKSVGSSFNPEPSFMDEHKAAVSCLMKQYFLDRPSATPAPKERRLRTPSPGELPVAHRPSKSVGSSFNPEPSFMDEHKAAVSSLMKQYFLDRPSATPAPKERRLRTPSPGELPVAHRPSKSVGSSFNPEPSFMDEHKAAVSSLLKQYSLGRPSAPPAPKSPPDMKKESKDLTYTIFVLEDANARVRNMKAFGPASHPRKTHRFHKSRSRVVHRTPKAKPNRKSRKESSLSNRQLLAKRPPSSAVRSLINSPSREDFSSPGEVSPQKNPFPELFAPSGSYRENATVENTTAQNVSEENISTGNTTVPEQTLPEFTDRKNLCAANSTVTADNSMPTVKQTNDTQREYHNAGTGLPPKATGFTVSKLSSSGDLFEIQLNQQLQSLIPSNDVRRLISHVIRTLKMDCSETQVQLACAKLVSRTGLLMKLLSEQQEVKVSKAEWDMDQWKNENYINESTEVQSEQRGQESRELTKEVPGYGYNNKLILAISVTVVVMVLIMVFCLIEIYSHRTAAKEGKEGGSRGFFGSLVRKRCSEESDNQEGFFWRRRPLWLRDMYRPLNATRKKNMAQKLHDKDSSDEDEIFNMELGEAGKATAEKTRTTDSTTEELGDESETACEIVTE
- the LOC131498188 gene encoding leucine-rich repeat-containing protein 37A2-like isoform X10, whose translation is MQQTIAPPEDTEVTPPHPEQIQAQHPNLTEVRVQPLDLELTITPEPTTEVETSTTQEIPGHPSEPPKEVVVQPPLFQEVTVPTPGLDQARHPLSPNVTVQPLDLELTITPEPTMEVKASTALKKTTAPPKDLEVTFAHLEQVQVQHSTLNKAKTQHLDLGLTITPEFNKEIELPLPMQETPIQPPKPPEEVIGAQPPVYQEQTVLTPGQNQAQRSSLPNITVRPLDLELTITPEPTVEVKTSTVLKKTTAPPKDLEVTFPHSEHIQHPTLTKVTVKPLDPGLTITPESTTETEPSLTMQETPAQPPEPPKEVVQYPSQQEVTVPTPSKDQGQHPASPIISFRHVGLTITPEPITEAEHSTTLKKTTTPPPKDLEVTLAHPKQVQRQHRNLTEVTVPPMDLEIPVSQQPESFETGFPPTTQHPVVHFVNYTSEKAYTTLTWQPEQNATTNLKICELCTCKGETLSCVGLSVQQRLRRVPVLEPDTYNGTFTILNFQGNSISHIDKNVWKGYRWAEKLILRDNYLTELRKDTFEGLLSLQYLDLSCNKIQSIERRTFESLPFLKFVNLGCNLLTELSFGTFQAWHGMPFLHKLIISRNPLSTVEDSYLFKLPALKYLDMGSTQVSLTTVESILMMTLELETLILPSRMACCLCQFKNTVEVVCKTVKLHCDSACLTNGTRCDQEVYLRNAEGSFMKVLTARKKSASTELTIEPEKASSDIDRVSLSAFMNEQLDFNDESDVISALNYILPYFSEGNLEDVESTLLPLIKLLFSNVQEGDKPVGHSMNDTGDPSLKPGSNNSTYKNKLRKLYFLENLLDAEIQEKIDDVKKKEKMAMLIHSSLLGPKFKRQIFPKKLETAQPQEKSLDEVESVGEKSLRVNKVIKGPKGIRKRHLKELRHQNIQSKQNAQPSVENMAKERRLRTPSPGELPVAHRPSKSVGSSFNPEPSFMDEHKAAVSSLMKQYFLDRPSATPAPKERRLRTPSPGELPVAHRPSKSVGSSFNPEPSFMDEHKAAVSSLMKQYFLDRPSATPAPKERRLRTPSPGELPVAHRPSKSVGSSFNPEPSFMDEHKAAVSSLMKQYFLDRPSATPAPKERRLRTPSPGELPVAHRPSKSVGSSFNPEPSFMDEHKAAVSSLMKQYFLDRPSATPAPKERRLRTPSPGELPVAHRPSKSVGSSFNPEPSFMDEHKAAVSSLLKQFFLDRPSATPAPKERRLRTPSPGELPVAHRPSKSVGSSFNPEPSFMDEHKAAVSCLMKQYFLDRPSATPAPKERRLRTPSPGELPVAHRPSKSVGSSFNPEPSFMDEHKAAVSSLMKQYFLDRPSATPAPKERRLRTPSPGELPVAHRPSKSVGSSFNPEPSFMDEHKAAVSSLLKQYSLGRPSAPPAPKSPPDMKKESKDLTYTIFVLEDANARVRNMKAFGPASHPRKTHRFHKSRSRVVHRTPKAKPNRKSRKESSLSNRQLLAKRPPSSAVRSLINSPSREDFSSPGEVSPQKNPFPELFAPSGSYRENATVENTTAQNVSEENISTGNTTVPEQTLPEFTDRKNLCAANSTVTADNSMPTVKQTNDTQREYHNAGTGLPPKATGFTVSKLSSSGDLFEIQLNQQLQSLIPSNDVRRLISHVIRTLKMDCSETQVQLACAKLVSRTGLLMKLLSEQQEVKVSKAEWDMDQWKNENYINESTEVQSEQRGQESRELTKEVPGYGYNNKLILAISVTVVVMVLIMVFCLIEIYSHRTAAKEGKEGGSRGFFGSLVRKRCSEESDNQEGFFWRRRPLWLRDMYRPLNATRKKNMAQKLHDKDSSDEDEIFNMELGEAGKATAEKTRTTDSTTEELGDESETACEIVTE
- the LOC131498188 gene encoding leucine-rich repeat-containing protein 37A2-like isoform X14; the encoded protein is MGSTQVSLTTVESILMMTLELETLILPSRMACCLCQFKNTVEVVCKTVKLHCDSACLTNGTRCDQEVYLRNAEGSFMKVLTARKKSASTELTIEPEKASSDIDRVSLSAFMNEQLDFNDESDVISALNYILPYFSEGNLEDVESTLLPLIKLLFSNVQEGDKPVGHSMNDTGDPSLKPGSNNSTYKNKLRKLYFLENLLDAEIQEKIDDVKKKEKMAMLIHSSLLGPKFKRQIFPKKLETAQPQEKSLDEVESVGEKSLRVNKVIKGPKGIRKRHLKELRHQNIQSKQNAQPSVENMAKERRLRTPSPGELPVAHRPSKSVGSSFNPEPSFMDEHKAAVSSLMKQYFLDRPSATPAPKERRLRTPSPGELPVAHRPSKSVGSSFNPEPSFMDEHKAAVSSLMKQYFLDRPSATPAPKERRLRTPSPGELPVAHRPSKSVGSSFNPEPSFMDEHKAAVSSLMKQYFLDRPSATPAPKERRLRTPSPGELPVAHRPSKSVGSSFNPEPSFMDEHKAAVSSLMKQYFLDRPSATPAPKERRLRTPSPGELPVAHRPSKSVGSSFNPEPSFMDEHKAAVSSLLKQFFLDRPSATPAPKERRLRTPSPGELPVAHRPSKSVGSSFNPEPSFMDEHKAAVSCLMKQYFLDRPSATPAPKERRLRTPSPGELPVAHRPSKSVGSSFNPEPSFMDEHKAAVSSLMKQYFLDRPSATPAPKERRLRTPSPGELPVAHRPSKSVGSSFNPEPSFMDEHKAAVSSLLKQYSLGRPSAPPAPKSPPDMKKESKDLTYTIFVLEDANARVRNMKAFGPASHPRKTHRFHKSRSRVVHRTPKAKPNRKSRKESSLSNRQLLAKRPPSSAVRSLINSPSREDFSSPGEVSPQKNPFPELFAPSGSYRENATVENTTAQNVSEENISTGNTTVPEQTLPEFTDRKNLCAANSTVTADNSMPTVKQTNDTQREYHNAGTGLPPKATGFTVSKLSSSGDLFEIQLNQQLQSLIPSNDVRRLISHVIRTLKMDCSETQVQLACAKLVSRTGLLMKLLSEQQEVKVSKAEWDMDQWKNENYINESTEVQSEQRGQESRELTKEVPGYGYNNKLILAISVTVVVMVLIMVFCLIEIYSHRTAAKEGKEGGSRGFFGSLVRKRCSEESDNQEGFFWRRRPLWLRDMYRPLNATRKKNMAQKLHDKDSSDEDEIFNMELGEAGKATAEKTRTTDSTTEELGDESETACEIVTE
- the LOC131498188 gene encoding leucine-rich repeat-containing protein 37A3-like isoform X9 is translated as MQQTIAPPEDTEVTPPHPEQIQAQHPNLTEVRVQPLDLELTITPEPTTEVETSTTQEIPGHPSEPPKEVVVQPPLFQEVTVPTPGLDQARHPLSPNVTVQPLDLELTITPEPTMEVKASTALKKTTAPPKDLEVTFAHLEQVQVQHSTLNKAKTQHLDLGLTITPEFNKEIELPLPMQETPIQPPKPPEEVIGAQPPVYQEQTVLTPGQNQAQRSSLPNITVRPLDLELTITPEPTVEVKTSTVLKKTTAPPKDLEVTFPHSEHIQHPTLTKVTVKPLDPGLTITPESTTETEPSLTMQETPAQPPEPPKEVVQYPSQQEVTVPTPSKDQGQQPTLPSVTAHHVDLGLTITPEPTTEAEHSTPMKETTAPPPKDLEVTLAHPEQVQSQHPNLTEVTVPPMDLELTVTAGSSVETEPSPTMRDTPTQPPEPPKEVVVQYPFQQEVTVPTPSKDQGQHPASPIISFRHVGLTITPEPITEAEHSTTLKKTTTPPPKDLEVTLAHPKQVQRQHRNLTEVTVPPMDLEIPVSQQPESFETGFPPTTQHPVVHFVNYTSEKAYTTLTWQPEQNATTNLKICELCTCKGETLSCVGLSVQQRLRRVPVLEPDTYNGTFTILNFQGNSISHIDKNVWKGYRWAEKLILRDNYLTELRKDTFEGLLSLQYLDLSCNKIQSIERRTFESLPFLKFVNLGCNLLTELSFGTFQAWHGMPFLHKLIISRNPLSTVEDSYLFKLPALKYLDMGSTQVSLTTVESILMMTLELETLILPSRMACCLCQFKNTVEVVCKTVKLHCDSACLTNGTRCDQEVYLRNAEGSFMKVLTARKKSASTELTIEPEKASSDIDRVSLSAFMNEQLDFNDESDVISALNYILPYFSEGNLEDVESTLLPLIKLLFSNVQEGDKPVGHSMNDTGDPSLKPGSNNSTYKNKLRKLYFLENLLDAEIQEKIDDVKKKEKMAMLIHSSLLGPKFKRQIFPKKLETAQPQEKSLDEVESVGEKSLRVNKVIKGPKGIRKRHLKELRHQNIQSKQNAQPSVENMAKERRLRTPSPGELPVAHRPSKSVGSSFNPEPSFMDEHKAAVSSLMKQYFLDRPSATPAPKERRLRTPSPGELPVAHRPSKSVGSSFNPEPSFMDEHKAAVSSLMKQYFLDRPSATPAPKERRLRTPSPGELPVAHRPSKSVGSSFNPEPSFMDEHKAAVSSLMKQYFLDRPSATPAPKERRLRTPSPGELPVAHRPSKSVGSSFNPEPSFMDEHKAAVSSLMKQYFLDRPSATPAPKERRLRTPSPGELPVAHRPSKSVGSSFNPEPSFMDEHKAAVSSLLKQFFLDRPSATPAPKERRLRTPSPGELPVAHRPSKSVGSSFNPEPSFMDEHKAAVSCLMKQYFLDRPSATPAPKERRLRTPSPGELPVAHRPSKSVGSSFNPEPSFMDEHKAAVSSLMKQYFLDRPSATPAPKERRLRTPSPGELPVAHRPSKSVGSSFNPEPSFMDEHKAAVSSLLKQYSLGRPSAPPAPKSPPDMKKESKDLTYTIFVLEDANARVRNMKAFGPASHPRKTHRFHKSRSRVVHRTPKAKPNRKSRKESSLSNRQLLAKRPPSSAVRSLINSPSREDFSSPGEVSPQKNPFPELFAPSGSYRENATVENTTAQNVSEENISTGNTTVPEQTLPEFTDRKNLCAANSTVTADNSMPTVKQTNDTQREYHNAGTGLPPKATGFTVSKLSSSGDLFEIQLNQQLQSLIPSNDVRRLISHVIRTLKMDCSETQVQLACAKLVSRTGLLMKLLSEQQEVKVSKAEWDMDQWKNENYINESTEVQSEQRGQESRELTKEVPGYGYNNKLILAISVTVVVMVLIMVFCLIEGLLWISGA